One window of Arthrobacter oryzae genomic DNA carries:
- the trpD gene encoding anthranilate phosphoribosyltransferase, with translation MTSQASAQAAGNTWPRLISALINGTDLTADNTEWAMDTIMSGEATPAQIAGFLVALRAKGETVDEIAGLVEAMLAHANPVTIDGEKLDIVGTGGDQLNTVNISTMAALVCAGAGAKVVKHGNRASSSSSGSADVLEALGVRLDLPIDRVARNAEEAGITFCFAQVFHPSFRHTAVPRRELAIPTAFNFLGPLTNPARVQASAVGVANARMAPLVAGVLAKRGSRGLVFRGSDGLDELTTTGPSTVWEIRDGEVTEQTFDPQVLGIRPATVEDLRGGDAAANAAVVRDVLSGAPGPARDAVLLNAAAGLVAFDADAEGPLTDRMAAALKRAAESIDSGAAAAVLEKWVALTRG, from the coding sequence GTGACTTCACAGGCATCTGCACAGGCGGCGGGCAACACCTGGCCGCGTCTCATTTCGGCGCTGATCAACGGCACGGACCTCACAGCCGACAACACGGAGTGGGCCATGGACACCATCATGTCCGGCGAGGCCACCCCGGCGCAGATCGCAGGATTCCTGGTTGCCCTGCGGGCAAAGGGCGAAACGGTGGACGAGATTGCCGGCCTCGTTGAGGCGATGCTGGCTCACGCAAACCCTGTCACCATCGACGGCGAAAAACTCGACATCGTAGGCACCGGCGGCGACCAGTTGAACACAGTCAACATTTCCACGATGGCTGCGCTCGTCTGCGCCGGGGCCGGCGCAAAGGTGGTCAAGCACGGCAACCGTGCGTCGTCGTCGTCATCGGGTTCAGCGGACGTATTGGAGGCGCTGGGGGTCCGGCTGGACCTCCCCATCGATCGCGTGGCGCGCAACGCCGAAGAGGCGGGAATCACATTCTGCTTCGCCCAGGTGTTTCACCCGTCCTTCCGGCACACGGCCGTGCCCCGCCGGGAACTTGCCATTCCGACGGCGTTCAACTTCCTGGGACCGTTGACCAACCCGGCCCGCGTGCAGGCTTCCGCGGTTGGTGTTGCCAACGCGAGAATGGCACCGCTGGTTGCCGGCGTGCTGGCTAAGCGCGGCAGCCGCGGCCTGGTCTTCCGGGGGAGTGACGGGCTGGATGAACTCACCACTACCGGACCGTCCACCGTCTGGGAGATCCGCGACGGGGAAGTGACCGAGCAGACGTTTGATCCGCAGGTGCTGGGCATCCGTCCCGCAACCGTTGAGGACCTGCGCGGCGGTGACGCCGCAGCCAATGCCGCCGTCGTCCGTGATGTTTTGAGCGGCGCGCCCGGACCCGCGCGTGATGCTGTCCTGCTGAATGCCGCGGCCGGGCTGGTGGCGTTCGACGCCGACGCCGAGGGCCCGCTGACCGACCGGATGGCGGCAGCGCTAAAGCGCGCCGCTGAATCGATCGACTCCGGTGCCGCGGCTGCTGTGCTGGAAAAGTGGGTCGCCCTCACCCGGGGCTAG
- the ctaE gene encoding aa3-type cytochrome oxidase subunit III, which yields MGRRNFYRHNVYVTSATHAPSTPAHPTLNRPNMVSVGTVVWLSSELMFFAGLFAMYFTLRSTSGQMWAEETAKLNFPFALVNTIVLVASSFTCQMGVFAAERLQPRRAGGPLAFTRWGMNEWFTLTFVMGAFFVAGQATEYAMLVSEHVSLSSNAYGSAFYMTTGFHGLHVIGGLVAFLFIIGRSFAAKKFGHFEATSAIVTSYYWHFVDVVWIGLFLVIYVLR from the coding sequence TTGGGCAGGAGGAACTTTTACAGACATAATGTCTATGTGACATCTGCGACCCATGCCCCCAGTACCCCGGCGCACCCGACGCTGAACCGCCCGAATATGGTTTCCGTAGGAACCGTTGTCTGGCTGTCCAGTGAGTTGATGTTCTTCGCCGGTCTCTTTGCCATGTACTTCACACTCCGTTCGACGTCCGGACAGATGTGGGCCGAAGAGACAGCCAAGCTCAACTTCCCCTTTGCGCTCGTAAACACGATCGTCCTCGTGGCAAGTTCCTTCACTTGCCAGATGGGCGTCTTCGCCGCTGAGCGGCTCCAGCCGCGCCGCGCCGGCGGCCCCCTTGCCTTCACTCGTTGGGGGATGAACGAGTGGTTCACCCTCACGTTCGTCATGGGTGCCTTCTTCGTTGCCGGCCAGGCAACTGAATACGCCATGCTCGTCTCGGAGCATGTCTCACTTTCGTCGAATGCGTACGGCTCAGCCTTCTACATGACCACGGGCTTCCACGGCCTGCACGTCATCGGCGGCCTGGTCGCGTTCCTCTTCATCATCGGCCGTTCGTTCGCCGCCAAGAAGTTTGGTCACTTCGAAGCAACGTCCGCGATTGTCACCTCGTATTACTGGCACTTCGTCGACGTCGTGTGGATCGGCCTCTTCCTGGTCATCTACGTCCTCAGGTAG
- the qcrC gene encoding cytochrome bc1 complex diheme cytochrome c subunit, which yields MKALSQKRRHPLAAIALLLMGLLLTGGLYAVATTVNEAKASTTSFSANDTEEGEKLFAANCATCHGMGASGTQDGPSLVGVGAAAVDFQVGTGRMPMQMNGPQAYKKPAQFNDEQTHQLSAYVASLGPGPSIPEEELLDAQGNAAEGGELFRVNCAMCHNAAAAGGALTRGKFAPALADVSEKHIYEAMVTGPQNMPVFSDANVTPEGKRDIITFLKQIEANGSPGGADLGALGPVSEGLFVWIAGLGVIIAFTIWLTSRTS from the coding sequence GTGAAGGCACTCTCGCAGAAGCGACGTCACCCACTGGCAGCCATTGCGCTGCTGCTGATGGGCCTCCTCCTCACTGGTGGGCTGTACGCCGTTGCCACCACCGTCAACGAGGCCAAGGCTTCCACCACCAGCTTCAGTGCGAACGACACTGAAGAAGGCGAGAAGCTCTTTGCCGCCAACTGCGCCACCTGCCACGGCATGGGTGCGAGCGGAACCCAGGACGGACCCTCACTTGTAGGCGTCGGTGCTGCCGCCGTTGACTTCCAGGTAGGCACGGGGCGCATGCCCATGCAGATGAATGGCCCCCAGGCTTACAAGAAGCCTGCACAGTTCAACGATGAACAGACCCATCAGCTGTCCGCTTACGTCGCTTCGCTCGGGCCGGGCCCGTCCATTCCTGAAGAGGAACTCCTGGACGCGCAGGGCAACGCCGCTGAAGGTGGCGAGCTCTTCCGGGTCAACTGCGCCATGTGCCACAACGCAGCGGCCGCCGGCGGTGCCCTGACCCGCGGCAAGTTCGCTCCCGCCCTGGCCGATGTCTCCGAAAAGCACATTTACGAAGCCATGGTTACCGGACCGCAGAACATGCCGGTCTTCAGCGACGCGAACGTCACCCCCGAAGGCAAGCGCGACATCATCACCTTCCTGAAGCAGATCGAAGCCAACGGATCACCAGGCGGTGCCGATCTGGGCGCCCTGGGTCCGGTTTCTGAGGGCCTGTTTGTTTGGATCGCCGGCCTGGGCGTCATCATCGCGTTCACCATCTGGCTGACCTCACGTACGTCCTAG
- the qcrA gene encoding cytochrome bc1 complex Rieske iron-sulfur subunit: MGNHSDGSPNHSGTVATAGQNEVEKFQDPGIPPHRLRLADTDPKAAKRAERQVAILFGSSVVGTVIFLVAYFAIDLGPDSTIATIRLQNALLGIGTAFAMLGIGTGIVHWAKALMPDHEVSEERHAIRTEDDRQAAVRIVDDIVDETGIKRRPLIRNTLLGAVALAPLPALAIFGDLGPRPDDKLAHTMWAPQEGKLKRLTRDPDGTPIKASDVTIGSAFHVIPEGLNELHEGKLNEKAKAVVLLMRLNPESLKPSAGREDWSYNGIVAYSKICTHVGCPVALYEQQTHHLLCPCHQSTFDLTQECKVIFGPASRPLPQLPIAVDAEGYLVATSDFKEPVGPSYWERDEHERNINS; encoded by the coding sequence ATGGGCAACCATAGTGACGGCAGTCCGAACCACTCGGGCACCGTAGCTACGGCTGGTCAGAATGAGGTGGAGAAGTTCCAGGATCCTGGAATTCCCCCGCATCGTTTGCGCCTGGCTGACACGGACCCGAAGGCCGCAAAACGTGCAGAACGGCAGGTTGCCATTCTCTTCGGCAGCTCCGTCGTGGGCACCGTGATCTTCCTGGTGGCGTACTTCGCCATCGATCTTGGACCCGACTCCACGATCGCCACCATCCGGCTGCAGAATGCCCTGCTGGGCATTGGTACCGCCTTCGCCATGCTTGGCATCGGCACCGGCATCGTCCACTGGGCCAAGGCCCTGATGCCGGACCACGAAGTCTCAGAAGAGCGCCACGCCATCCGCACCGAGGACGACCGCCAGGCGGCAGTCCGCATCGTGGATGACATTGTGGACGAAACCGGAATCAAGCGCCGTCCGCTGATCCGCAACACTCTTCTCGGCGCCGTCGCACTGGCCCCGCTGCCTGCCCTTGCCATCTTCGGCGACCTCGGTCCCCGTCCGGACGACAAGCTTGCACACACCATGTGGGCTCCGCAGGAGGGCAAGCTCAAGCGCCTCACCCGCGACCCGGACGGCACGCCCATCAAGGCCTCGGATGTCACCATCGGTTCCGCTTTCCACGTAATTCCGGAAGGCCTCAACGAGCTGCATGAGGGCAAGCTGAACGAAAAAGCCAAGGCCGTCGTCTTGCTCATGCGCCTGAACCCCGAGTCCCTGAAGCCCTCCGCGGGCCGCGAGGACTGGAGCTACAACGGCATCGTTGCCTACTCGAAGATCTGCACCCACGTTGGTTGCCCTGTTGCCCTGTACGAGCAGCAGACCCACCACCTGCTGTGCCCGTGCCACCAGTCGACCTTTGACCTGACTCAGGAATGCAAGGTTATCTTTGGCCCCGCCAGCCGGCCTCTCCCCCAGCTGCCCATCGCAGTTGACGCCGAGGGCTACCTGGTCGCTACGAGCGACTTCAAAGAACCCGTAGGACCGAGTTACTGGGAGCGTGATGAGCATGAGCGCAACATCAACAGCTAA
- the qcrB gene encoding cytochrome bc1 complex cytochrome b subunit, whose product MSATSTANAPAFVAKTKGGRITDFVDQRVGGSGILREFGRKVFPDHWSFMFGEVALYSFVILLLSGTFLTFFFDPSMAETHYDGSYTPLKNVEMSVAYSSSLDISFDVRGGLFMRQVHHWAALLFVASVSVHMLRVFFTGAFRKPRELNWVVGGVLLILSMAAGFTGYSLPDDLLSGNGLRIIDGVIKSIPVIGTYISFFLFGGEFPGTVIISRLYMLHILLVPALILLMIVIHLFMVVVHKHTQYPGPGRNDGNVVGYPLGPVYAAKAGGFFFIVFGVVALMAAFFTINPIWNYGPYDPSPVSAGTQPDWYIGWVDGALRLMPGVIGDFHFEYVIFGQVLTLNVLLPALVPAGLVFTVLFMYPWIERWITKDDREHHVLDRPRNAPTRTAIGMAGFTFYCVMWAAASSDLIATHFHVSLNDVTYWLRALFFIGPVIAFVVTKRVALALQRKDREIALHGRETGRIVRLPHGEFIEVHAPLDDYKRYKLVGFESPVPLPAVPNEHGVVTRKEKRRAALSRWFFEDRVAPASPAELEAAHGHHEAVESAEGQKTLSH is encoded by the coding sequence ATGAGCGCAACATCAACAGCTAATGCCCCCGCCTTCGTCGCCAAAACCAAGGGCGGCCGCATTACCGACTTCGTTGACCAGCGTGTTGGCGGATCCGGCATTCTCCGTGAGTTCGGCCGAAAGGTCTTCCCGGACCACTGGTCCTTCATGTTCGGCGAAGTTGCCCTGTACTCCTTCGTCATCCTGCTGCTTTCCGGCACCTTCCTGACGTTTTTCTTCGATCCGTCCATGGCAGAGACGCACTACGACGGCTCGTACACGCCGCTGAAGAACGTCGAGATGTCCGTGGCCTACAGCTCTTCGCTCGACATCTCCTTTGATGTCCGCGGCGGCCTGTTCATGCGCCAGGTGCACCACTGGGCCGCACTGCTGTTCGTGGCTTCGGTCTCCGTGCACATGCTGCGCGTCTTCTTCACCGGCGCGTTCCGCAAGCCCCGCGAACTCAACTGGGTGGTGGGCGGCGTCCTGCTCATCCTCTCGATGGCTGCCGGCTTCACCGGTTACTCCCTCCCCGATGACCTGCTCTCCGGTAACGGCCTGCGCATCATCGACGGTGTCATCAAGTCGATTCCTGTGATCGGTACCTACATTTCGTTCTTCCTCTTCGGCGGCGAATTCCCGGGAACTGTCATCATCAGCCGGCTCTACATGCTGCACATCCTCCTGGTGCCGGCCCTGATCCTGCTGATGATCGTGATCCACCTCTTCATGGTGGTCGTTCACAAGCACACCCAGTACCCCGGCCCGGGCCGCAACGACGGCAACGTCGTCGGCTACCCCCTCGGCCCGGTCTACGCAGCCAAAGCCGGCGGCTTCTTCTTCATCGTGTTCGGCGTCGTTGCCCTTATGGCGGCGTTCTTCACCATCAACCCGATCTGGAACTACGGCCCCTACGACCCCTCGCCGGTATCCGCAGGCACGCAGCCTGACTGGTACATCGGCTGGGTTGACGGTGCCCTGCGCCTCATGCCGGGTGTTATTGGAGACTTCCACTTCGAGTACGTCATCTTCGGCCAGGTTCTGACGTTGAACGTGCTTCTCCCGGCTCTGGTGCCCGCCGGTCTCGTGTTCACGGTGCTGTTCATGTACCCGTGGATCGAGCGCTGGATCACCAAGGACGACCGCGAACACCACGTCCTGGACCGCCCGCGCAACGCTCCGACCCGTACCGCCATCGGCATGGCCGGCTTCACGTTCTACTGCGTGATGTGGGCTGCAGCAAGCTCCGACCTCATTGCAACGCACTTCCACGTTTCTCTGAACGACGTCACGTACTGGCTGCGTGCACTGTTCTTCATCGGCCCGGTCATCGCCTTCGTCGTGACCAAGCGCGTGGCCCTAGCCCTGCAGCGCAAGGACCGCGAGATCGCACTGCACGGCCGCGAAACCGGCCGCATCGTGCGCCTCCCGCACGGAGAGTTCATCGAAGTTCACGCCCCGCTGGATGACTACAAGCGCTACAAGCTGGTGGGCTTCGAATCGCCGGTCCCGCTGCCCGCGGTGCCGAACGAACACGGCGTGGTCACGCGCAAGGAAAAGCGCCGCGCAGCACTCTCGCGCTGGTTCTTCGAAGACAGGGTTGCACCCGCTTCGCCGGCTGAACTCGAGGCGGCCCATGGCCACCACGAAGCCGTCGAATCGGCCGAGGGACAGAAGACCCTCAGCCACTAA
- a CDS encoding GntR family transcriptional regulator, giving the protein MAASDASRMVGEIDRESGTPIYVQLRELLRAHITSSCPPGSSLPSERDLAERFGLARMTVRQAIDALVGEEVIERVVGLGTFVRKPKLDLQVKLTSYSEEMQRRGMVPAAKVLSFEQIGASAFLARELQLDEGTPLVRFRRLLLADNEPMSVDENFIPAHRVPGLLDGEPPTSLYNVLSERFGLVMEWGEDMIEATAASPSTARLLNVEVGSPLLKIQRHAFVARSMVDYSVSYYRADRYKLWVPLQRPGVRPTRNYASGYRNQ; this is encoded by the coding sequence ATGGCGGCCTCTGACGCGAGCAGGATGGTGGGGGAGATCGACCGTGAAAGCGGGACGCCCATCTACGTCCAGCTGCGGGAGCTCCTGCGCGCGCACATCACCTCCTCCTGCCCTCCCGGGTCCTCCTTGCCTTCTGAACGGGACCTTGCGGAGAGATTCGGCTTGGCCCGCATGACCGTGCGCCAGGCCATCGACGCGTTGGTGGGCGAAGAAGTCATTGAGCGGGTGGTGGGCCTTGGGACCTTCGTCCGCAAGCCAAAACTCGACTTGCAGGTAAAGCTGACCTCATACAGCGAGGAAATGCAGCGCCGCGGCATGGTGCCGGCGGCCAAGGTCCTGAGCTTCGAACAGATCGGCGCAAGTGCGTTCCTGGCCCGCGAACTCCAACTGGACGAGGGGACGCCCCTGGTGCGCTTCAGGCGGCTCCTCTTGGCCGATAACGAACCCATGAGCGTTGATGAGAACTTCATTCCCGCACACCGGGTTCCGGGGCTGCTCGACGGCGAACCCCCGACTTCGCTGTACAACGTTCTGAGCGAACGGTTCGGGCTGGTCATGGAATGGGGGGAGGACATGATCGAGGCCACGGCTGCTTCCCCTTCCACCGCGCGGCTGCTGAATGTCGAGGTGGGGTCCCCGTTGCTTAAGATCCAGCGGCACGCTTTTGTTGCCCGCTCGATGGTGGACTACTCCGTGTCCTACTACCGTGCGGACCGCTACAAGCTGTGGGTTCCGCTGCAGCGTCCGGGCGTGCGTCCTACGCGTAACTACGCTTCCGGTTACCGGAACCAGTAG
- a CDS encoding HPr family phosphocarrier protein — protein sequence MTAEPRRIKGVLLPVRKAIVQSPIGLHARPAAVFVRAVTESGLPVRIGKEGIAPVDARSLLEVMTADFHSGCEVELSVDPNALPARYSVESAEAALEGLTLLLEAGAAA from the coding sequence ATGACGGCCGAGCCCCGTCGGATCAAAGGAGTCCTGTTGCCAGTGCGGAAGGCCATCGTTCAATCACCCATCGGCCTGCACGCGCGGCCCGCGGCAGTCTTTGTCCGTGCCGTCACGGAATCGGGCCTGCCGGTCAGGATCGGAAAAGAGGGCATCGCACCAGTCGACGCGCGGTCCCTGCTCGAGGTGATGACCGCCGATTTCCACAGCGGCTGCGAAGTGGAACTCTCGGTCGACCCCAACGCGCTCCCTGCCCGCTACAGCGTCGAATCGGCAGAGGCCGCACTGGAAGGGCTGACGCTGCTGCTGGAGGCTGGAGCAGCCGCCTGA
- a CDS encoding cytochrome c oxidase subunit 4: MKIESWIFGAGVFFFVPVSVVYGFLTNWTEWVGILGVLLVGGLAGMIGAYLGFTGKRVGMRPEDRSDAEIHEGAGEQGHFSPWSWWPLVLGLSCAGGFLGLAVGFWIVYIAAGLAVIALVGWVYEYSRGDHAH, from the coding sequence GTGAAGATCGAATCATGGATTTTTGGAGCCGGAGTCTTCTTCTTCGTACCGGTCTCCGTGGTTTACGGATTCCTGACCAACTGGACTGAGTGGGTGGGCATCCTTGGCGTCCTGCTGGTGGGCGGCCTTGCGGGCATGATCGGCGCCTACCTCGGCTTCACCGGCAAGCGCGTTGGAATGCGTCCCGAAGACCGCAGCGACGCAGAGATTCACGAAGGCGCCGGCGAGCAGGGGCACTTCAGCCCCTGGAGCTGGTGGCCGCTGGTCCTGGGCCTGTCCTGTGCAGGAGGGTTCCTCGGCCTGGCAGTCGGTTTCTGGATCGTCTACATCGCAGCGGGCCTCGCGGTTATTGCCCTCGTCGGCTGGGTCTACGAGTACAGCCGCGGCGACCACGCCCACTAA
- the ctaD gene encoding aa3-type cytochrome oxidase subunit I: protein MATYTPSAPVGTLGAPVVPKSKGRIVVNWITSTDHKTIGYMYLIASFVFFCFGGVMALLIRAELFEPGMQILQTKEQYNQLFTMHGTVMLLMFATPLFAGFANVIMPLQIGAPDVAFPRLNALAFWFFLFGSTIAVSGFITPQGAASFGWFAYAPLSNTTFSPGVGGDLWVFGLALSGFGTILGAVNFITTIICMRAPGMTMWRMPIFTWNTLVTAILVLMAFPPLAAALFALGADRRFGAHIFDPENGGAVLWQHLFWFFGHPEVYIIALPFFGIVSEIFPVFSRKPIFGYKGLVYATIAIAALSVTVWAHHMYVTGSVLLPFFSFMTMLIAVPTGVKFFNWIGTMWRGSITFETPMLWSIGFLATFLFGGLTGIILASPPLDFHVSDSYFVVAHFHYVVFGTVVFAMFAGFYFWWPKWTGKMLNERLGKIHFWLLFLGFHGTFLIQHWLGVEGMPRRYADYMPQDNFTWMNQFSTISSFVLGASLIPFFWNVYITWRSNEKVEVDDPWGFGASLEWATSCPPPRHNFTSLPRIRSERPALDLHHPELAQSHTVESPAPAAAVLGNADQKDTAK from the coding sequence GTGGCTACTTACACTCCATCCGCACCTGTCGGGACCCTTGGGGCTCCCGTCGTACCGAAGTCCAAGGGACGCATTGTCGTCAACTGGATCACTTCGACCGACCACAAGACCATCGGGTACATGTACCTGATCGCATCCTTCGTGTTCTTCTGCTTCGGCGGCGTCATGGCCCTGCTGATCCGCGCCGAACTTTTCGAGCCCGGCATGCAGATCCTGCAGACCAAAGAGCAGTACAACCAGCTGTTCACCATGCACGGCACGGTGATGCTGCTGATGTTCGCAACCCCGCTGTTCGCGGGCTTCGCGAACGTGATCATGCCGCTGCAGATTGGTGCCCCGGACGTCGCCTTCCCGCGACTGAACGCCCTGGCTTTCTGGTTCTTCCTCTTCGGTTCCACGATCGCCGTCTCCGGCTTCATCACACCGCAGGGTGCTGCATCGTTTGGCTGGTTCGCCTACGCGCCGCTGTCCAACACGACCTTCAGCCCCGGTGTCGGCGGTGACCTGTGGGTCTTCGGCCTGGCGCTTTCAGGCTTCGGCACCATCCTCGGTGCGGTCAACTTCATCACCACCATCATCTGCATGCGCGCCCCCGGCATGACCATGTGGCGCATGCCGATCTTCACCTGGAACACGCTGGTTACGGCCATCCTGGTCCTGATGGCCTTCCCGCCGCTGGCAGCAGCCCTGTTCGCCCTGGGTGCCGACCGCCGCTTCGGTGCGCACATCTTCGACCCCGAGAACGGCGGTGCAGTCCTGTGGCAGCACCTGTTCTGGTTCTTCGGCCATCCCGAGGTGTACATCATCGCTCTGCCGTTCTTCGGCATTGTTTCCGAGATCTTCCCGGTCTTCAGCCGCAAGCCGATCTTCGGCTACAAGGGCCTTGTCTACGCGACCATCGCCATTGCGGCGCTGTCCGTGACCGTGTGGGCGCACCACATGTATGTCACCGGCTCGGTCCTGCTGCCGTTCTTCTCCTTCATGACGATGCTGATCGCCGTACCCACCGGTGTGAAGTTCTTCAACTGGATCGGCACCATGTGGCGCGGTTCGATCACCTTCGAGACTCCGATGCTCTGGAGCATCGGCTTCCTGGCCACCTTCCTGTTCGGCGGCCTGACCGGCATCATCCTGGCTTCACCGCCGCTTGACTTCCACGTCTCCGACTCCTACTTCGTGGTGGCGCACTTCCACTACGTAGTGTTTGGCACCGTGGTGTTCGCGATGTTCGCCGGCTTCTACTTCTGGTGGCCGAAGTGGACCGGCAAGATGCTCAACGAGCGCCTTGGCAAGATCCACTTCTGGCTCCTGTTCCTCGGTTTTCACGGAACCTTCCTGATCCAGCACTGGCTGGGCGTTGAAGGCATGCCCCGCCGGTACGCGGACTACATGCCGCAGGACAACTTCACCTGGATGAACCAGTTCTCCACGATCTCCTCGTTCGTGCTGGGTGCCTCGCTGATCCCGTTCTTCTGGAACGTGTACATCACCTGGCGCAGCAACGAAAAGGTCGAGGTGGATGACCCCTGGGGCTTCGGTGCATCGCTCGAGTGGGCCACGTCCTGCCCGCCGCCGCGCCACAACTTCACGTCGCTGCCCCGCATCCGCTCGGAGCGTCCTGCCCTGGACCTCCACCACCCGGAGCTCGCACAGTCGCACACCGTTGAGTCACCGGCACCGGCAGCAGCCGTGCTCGGCAACGCAGATCAGAAGGACACCGCCAAGTGA
- the ctaC gene encoding aa3-type cytochrome oxidase subunit II, translated as MSSQNRTGSRRKQITTITGLALAGALALTGCSPEVQRGWLPTERGTTNHTDRIMDLWVNSWIAALVVGIITWGLMVWCIVAYRRRKGTVGFPRQTSFNLPLEVFYLTIPLFMVLVFFYFTDRDQQAIDNRSEPADVVVDVRGKQWAWDFNYKQGEVITEDVHEAGVQAHLTGAEVDKEKLPTLYLPVNKSVDLELNSRDVIHSFWVPAFLQKRDMIPGKTNYIRFTPTKEGTYDGKCAELCGEYHSEMLFRVKVVSESEFQAHMDQLRQDGNTGLIGEEYDRNPNLNEIK; from the coding sequence GTGAGTTCGCAGAACCGAACCGGCAGCCGACGCAAACAGATCACTACGATCACTGGCTTGGCACTAGCCGGCGCGTTGGCTTTGACTGGATGTTCACCAGAGGTGCAGAGAGGCTGGTTGCCAACCGAGCGTGGCACCACCAATCACACTGACCGCATCATGGACCTCTGGGTCAACTCATGGATTGCCGCATTGGTCGTCGGCATCATTACCTGGGGACTCATGGTCTGGTGCATTGTGGCCTACCGCCGCCGCAAGGGCACCGTGGGGTTCCCGCGGCAGACCAGCTTCAACCTTCCCCTCGAGGTCTTCTACCTGACCATTCCGCTCTTCATGGTGCTGGTGTTCTTCTACTTCACCGACCGGGACCAGCAGGCAATTGACAACCGCTCCGAGCCTGCCGACGTCGTTGTTGACGTCCGGGGCAAGCAGTGGGCCTGGGACTTCAACTACAAGCAGGGCGAAGTCATCACCGAAGATGTTCACGAAGCCGGCGTGCAGGCACACCTCACGGGTGCTGAAGTGGACAAGGAAAAGCTGCCCACCCTGTACCTCCCCGTCAACAAGTCCGTTGACCTGGAGCTGAACTCCCGCGACGTTATCCACTCTTTCTGGGTTCCCGCCTTCCTGCAGAAGCGCGACATGATCCCCGGCAAGACCAACTACATCAGGTTTACCCCCACTAAAGAGGGCACCTATGACGGCAAGTGTGCCGAACTTTGCGGCGAATACCACTCCGAAATGCTGTTCCGCGTGAAGGTTGTCTCCGAGTCGGAGTTCCAGGCGCACATGGATCAGCTGCGCCAGGACGGCAACACCGGCCTGATCGGCGAAGAGTATGACCGCAACCCGAACCTGAACGAAATTAAGTAA
- a CDS encoding HesB/IscA family protein, whose translation MSTTTNENSAAATGTASEELPTHEVKLTDVAAGKVRSLLEQEGRTDLRLRVAVQPGGCSGLIYQLYFDERLLDGDAVRDYDGVEVVVDKMSVPYLSGASIDFEDTISKQGFTIDNPNAGGSCACGDSFH comes from the coding sequence ATGAGCACTACAACCAATGAAAACAGCGCCGCAGCCACCGGCACCGCGAGCGAAGAGCTTCCGACCCACGAGGTCAAGCTGACCGACGTCGCCGCCGGCAAGGTCCGCAGCCTGCTGGAGCAGGAAGGCCGCACGGACCTGCGCCTGCGCGTGGCCGTCCAGCCGGGCGGTTGTTCCGGGCTGATCTACCAGCTCTACTTCGACGAGCGCCTGCTCGACGGAGATGCCGTGCGCGACTACGACGGCGTCGAGGTCGTTGTCGACAAGATGAGCGTCCCGTACCTGAGCGGCGCCAGCATCGACTTCGAAGACACCATCTCGAAGCAGGGGTTCACCATTGACAACCCCAACGCAGGCGGCTCGTGCGCATGCGGAGATTCTTTCCACTAA